The genomic region GTGTGGGTGGCGGTTCCAATGCAGCCGGCATCTTCAGCGGTTTCCTTGCTGATAAGGATGTGCGTCTGCACGGTGTCGAACCGGCAGGAAAGGGACTCGATACCCCCTACCATGCTGCTACCCTCGCAAAGGGTACAAAAGGTATGATACACGGTTTCAAGTGCTATGTACTGCAAGATAAGGAAGGAAATCCACTCCCTGTCTATTCCATTGCCAGCGGCCTTGATTATCCAGGCGTCGGCCCACAGCATTGCTATCTGAAAGACATCGGAAGGGTCCAATACCATACGGCAACAGATAGGGAATGTATAGAAGCTTTCTACGGACTTTCCCGGATGGAAGGTATCATTCCTGCATTGGAGTCCAGTCATGCCGTTGCCTATGCCGTCAAGCTGGCTGAAGAACTTGGAAAAGGAAAGAATATCCTGGTCAATCTCTCCGGGCGTGGTGACAAAGATATTGACTTTGTCATTGAACATTATCCTTTGAAAGACTATGAGCCTTCTGCAATCGATGAAAACGGATATCGTGCCTTCCTTGAACAAATCCAGGAAAAAGCGCAGTAACAGCTAGGGAAAAGTAAAATTCAGGTTTAAAAAGGCAACCATGTACGGTTGCCTTTTTTTCGTTGAATAGGAACCATTTTGTCCTGCTCCAACCATCTTCCATTAGTTTTGAAAACATGCAATGGAAATAAAGTATACGCAGGAGCAATTTAATTAGTTTTCTTTTCAATATATAATAGTAAAAACTCTTTAATTAATAATAAAACACACCTTCATATAGAGTTATAATCGCAACATACCGCAACAACAAGATTGACAGCTCAAATATTCATAGCTATACTGGAAGCGGTATAATGAATATAAATCTCACGGAACAGACAGTTTCCTTTCCGTGCACCAAGAAATTAATTATCCATCCTATGGCCCATAGGTTAATTCCAAGAATCCAGGAGGAATAAGATGGTAATCGGGAAAAGGTTAAACCGAGTTGATGCCAGGGAAAAAGTCATGGGTACTGCCAAATATACCGGTGACTTCAGACCGATCAGACCTTTGTTTGCAAAAGTGCTCCATAGTACGATTGCCAATGGCAAGGTCCTTGCAATCGACACAAGCGAAGCAGAAAAAGTTCCGGGAGTAGTAAAGATACTTACTTGTTTCGAAGTGCCTGACCGTCAGTTTCCGACAGCAGGTCACCCTTGGTCGACACAAGCGAAGCATCAGGATATTGCAGATAGGAAACTGCTCAATACGAGAGTACGGTTTTATGGTGATGACATTGCAGCCGTCATTGCGGAAACAGAACTTGCAGCAAAACAGGCTGTCGCAAAGTTGAAGGTCTCCTATGAAACATATACACCGTTCTTTACATGTGAAGATGCCCTCAAACCTGAAGCCACCCCTCTTCATGAAGATATCCGTCCGACAAACCTGTTGGTGCACTCATCCTATGAAATAGGTGATTTCAACAAAGCAATCCAAGAAAAAGGACTGGTCAAGGTAGAAGGAGATTATGAAACTCCCATGGTCAAACATTGCCATATTGAACCGGCCAATTCTTATGCTTATATGGAAAAAGACAAAATAGTCGTCGTCAGTTCGACACAGATTCCTCACATCATCCGCAGAGTCTGTTCACAAGCCCTTGGCGTCGGTATGGGACAGATAAGGATCATCAAACCCTATATCGGCGGAGGTTTCGGCGATAAGCAGGATGCTCTGACAGAACCTCTCAATGCTTATCTTACCACATTGGTAGGAGGTAGATGTGTCAAGCTGGCCTATACAAGAGAAGAGACTTTTGTCTGCACACGGGTCCGCCATGCCATGAAATTCCATATCACGACCTATGTACGTAAGGATGGAACTTTCGTTGCAAGGGATGTCGTAGCATTCTCCGGCCAAGGTGCCTATGCTTCCCATGCACATGCACTGGTAGCGAACGCAGTAAATGCTTTCAGGATGATGTATCCCTATGGAGCTATACGAGGTGAAGCTTCAACTGTCTATACAAATCTCCCTACAGCAGGAGCAATGAGAGCCTATGGTATACCACAGATAGCCTTTGCCTTGGAAAGTCATCTGGAAGAAGTTGCAAAAGCAATTGGAATGGATTCCATTGCATTACGTCGGAAAAACATGATGAGACTTGGCTATGTCGATCCACCGACTACCATTACCTGTCATTCCACCGGGTTGGATGAATGCATACAGAAAGGAATGGATTACATCCATTGGAATGAAAAAATAAAAGAGTATGCCCATCAGACCGGAAACAAAAGACGTGGTGTGGGTATGGCTATATTCTGCTACAAGACAGGTGTATATCCCATTTCTTTGGAAACTTCAGCCTGCAGGATGATCCTTAACCAAGATGGTTCGATCCAACTGCAGATGGGAGCAACTGAAATCGGACAAGGTGCTGATACCGTATTTACGCAGATGGCGGCAGAAACTACAGGCCTGAGCATCGACAAAGTACATATCATTTCCACACAGGATACAGATATTACCCCATACGATACCGGTGCCTATGCTTCAAGGCAGACCTACGTAAGTGGCATGGCTGTCAAGAAGACTGCCGAAAAGCTAAAGCAACAGATCGTAGCATACGCAGGTTTCATGCTGAACAAGGACCCTGGCGACCTGGATATTGCAGAAAACCGGATCATACACAAAACGACCAAGCAGGATATGGGCCTGTCAGTCGGAGACGTGGCCATGGAAGCTTGCTATAGCCTTGATCAGTCAAAGCATATAGCTGCAGAAGAAACCCATCATTGCACTGACAATACCTATTCATTCGGCGTATGTTTCACTGATGTAGAAGTAGACATACCGCTTTGTCAGATCAAGATTCTGGACATCATCAACATACATGATTCAGGAACCATCATCAATCCACAGACAGCGGAAGGTCAGGTCCATGGAGGTATGAGCATGGGCATGGGTTACGGTCTATATGAGCATATGATTTACGATCCGAAGACCGGACGGATCCTCAACGACAATCTGCTGGACTACAAGCTGATGACTGTCATGGATACTCCTGATCTCCATGCCGACTTTGTCGAACCGAAAGACCCCAGCGGTCCTTATGGCAACAAGGCTCTGGGAGAACCCCCGATCATTCCGGAAGCCCCGGCTATCAGGAATGCCGTTTACAACGCCACTGGTGTTGCCGTCAATTCCATCCCCTTGAATCCGGAAAAACTGTTTTTCGCATTCAGGGATGCAGGACTGATCAAATAGGAGACAACGGAAATGTACGATTTCAACAATTTATATGAACCAAAGGATATCCGGGAAGCACTCCAAATGAAGATGGAATATCCGAATGCACTTATTCTGGCAGGAGGCAGTGATATACTGATCAAGATCAGGAGTGGCAGACTGGCAGGATGTGACCTGATCAACATCTATGGCCTGGAAGAACTGCGAGGTATCTGCATGGAAGACGACGGTACCATCCTCATACGCCCCTTGACCAGTTTTTCTCATGTAACGGCACATCCTCTCATCAAGCAGTACATACCGACATTGGGAGAAGCAGTTGATCAAATAGGAGGTCCCCAGATACGGAATATCGGTACAATAGGAGGCAATATCTGCAATGGAGTTACTTCTGCTGATTCAGCATCTACGCTTAAGGCTTTTGATGCCATGCTTGAACTTTCCAGCATCAACGGTGTACGGATCTTGCCTTATGCAGAATTCAGCCTCGGCCCTGGAAAAGTTGATCTCAGGGAGGGAGAACTGCTGACAGGCATCAGGATTACAAAAGACAGTTATGAAAATACGTATGGGCAATACTTGAAATACTCAATGAGAAAGGCCATGGACATTGCTACCCTTGGCTGTAGCGTCAATGTCCGACTGACGAAAGACAAAAAGGCAATCGACAGACTACGGATCGGTTTTGGCGTTGCAGCTCCTACCCCCATCAGGGCAACTACTGCCGAAACAGCAGGCAATGGACACGTACTGGATAGCAGCCTGCTTGATCTCGTTGCAGGAAAAGCCTGCGAAGACGTAAATCCCAGGACCTCATGGCGTGCATCCAAAGAATTCAGGATGCATCTGATCAAGGAACTGGCAAAACGGGCTTTGAAGACTTCAATCGAAAAGGCAGGAGGAAAAATCGATGGCTAAGAAACTCATCACCTGTACCATCAATGGTGAAAAAGTAGAAAATTATGTTGATGTAAGAGCTTCCCTTACCGATATGCTGAGAAACGATTATGAGCTTACAAGCGTCAAGAAAGGATGTGAAGTCGGTGAATGCGGTGCCTGTACTGTGCTCATAAATGGGGAACCTTTCAATTCATGTATCTATCTAGCCATCTGGGCAGATGGAAAGGATATCCTTACGCTTGAAGGATTGACGGATAAAGAAGGTACTATTTCCGATATCCAGCAGGCATTTATCGATGAAGGTGCAGTGCAGTGCGGGTTCTGTACACCAGGATTCATCATGTCGTCACTCCCCATCATCAACAGTGACAGAGAGTTCACCAGAGACGAAATCAAAAAAAATATTTCAGGCAATTTCTGTCGCTGTACCGGCTACCAGAATATTGTCAATGCAATAGAGAAAACAGCAAAAGCCAGGAAGGCAAACAAGACAAGGCAAAAGTAAATCTGGAAAGATAGACTCGATATTTTATTTTGCGACGTCCCATAACTTATGAGGACGTCTTTTTCTTTTTGGCAACAGCAATATCCATGCTCTTGTTACCTTCCAAGACCTTCTGCATAGGTACGAATCCAAAACCAAGGACCTGATAGGTCTCCAGCACAAACATAAAGGCCTGGGCATCTTCTTCGTGGACAATTTTTGTCAAATGTGTTATCTCCATATTAGGCACGACAGCCATGAGAAGTTTTCTGTTTTGCCCTGTAAAAATGCCTACACCATCGATGACAGTTCCTCCATGATGAAGTTCCGCAATAATACGTTTACCTATTGTTTCATAGGCAGGACTTACAATATAGGCTGTCTTTGCATAACGATTCCCCATATTCATGACCACATAATTGACCATCTGGCCTGAAATATACAACGTGCATAAGGCAAACAAAGCTCTTTCGAAACCAAAAGCCAAGCCCCCTGCAACTACAATCAGTCCATCACAGAGAAAAAGTGCGTTACCCAACGGTATACCGGTATATCGGCAAAGAATCTGTGCAACGATATCAGTTCCTCCGGTATTTGCACCAGCTTTCATCACAGTACCTACGCCACCACCAAGCAGGACGCCTCCGAAAATTGCCGACAAAAGGATATCAATCTTATCTGAGTAATCAAGAAAACCTCTATAGTCGGTCAGTTGCCCAAATAGTGTCACGAAAAGAGAAAGAAGCAACATACCAAAGAAACTCTTGGCACCATACAATGGCCCGAATATCTTGATTCCGATAAGAAAGAGAGGAATCGACACCACGAGCATCGTAAGACCCTGTATCAAGTCCAAGCAGATAATAGACGATCGTCGCTATACCATTGACTCCACCAGGGGCAATTTTAGCGGGTGTAACAAAACAGGCAATGCCAAAACCAGCAATTGCCGTTCCTAGGATAATGAAAAAATAATCTCGCAGATATTTCAAAGCCGGCCTCTCCATGCAACAAGGTCAGCCCTGTTGCTACAGAATTTGATTGAATTCCAAAGTTTCCTTGTTAGGTCCTTGAATCATAAAGAATTTGACACCGTTCTTAAAAAAAGGCAAGAACTGAATACCAGGTTCAAGTATATTGCAACCTTTTCTTTTTACAAATGCACAGACTTCCTCAATATCATCTACATCGAGTGAAAGATGAGCAAGGGCTCCTGTCACCATTGCAGGATTATCATCTTCGTAAATTTCAAGCTGAAGATCGCCCAAAGAAAGGAAATTAACCCGTGACTTACCATTGATCGTTGAATAGTCAGATGTAAACCCGAGTTTTTCATAGAACTCAATTGTTTTATCATAGCAGCTAGTCGGAAGACCGACGTGCTGTAATCCCATGATTCTCATAGTAGGTTCTCCTTATCAAAATCATGATACCATGGATACTCACGGGACACAAACAAAATCATACTCTTATTTCTTTGTCATTTTCTTTACAAAAATTTTAGGAAAAGATAATACAGAGAACCTTTTTCAGTATCTTTGCCTGAGATCACCAAAAACCAACATAGAAGAAGGAAGGTCAAGGAACAGGCTGCACTCTTTCTTTCTGCGAAGGACTGTACAAGGTTGCAGGGGATTGATCTGACCAAAAAGACAAGTCGCTACCCCTCTGGCCTTCCTTTGGTCAGGACATGAAACAATGATACTGTCTGATGACAACAGTTTGTGTATAGAAAGTGTCACTGCATGTTCAGGCACATCTTCAAATTTTTCGAACCAGCCCTCACCAGCAAGTTGCTTGCGCGACCTTATTTCGAGATTGACTTCAATATAGGGATCCCTGGTAATGAAATTGGCAGGAGGATCATTGTATCCTAGGTGTCCGTTTTCACCTATGCAGGCAAAAGCAACATCAAAATCCCTTTCAGCCAATAAACGATTCATCGCAGGTATACCCTGGCTATCAGAACTGAGAGAATGAAAAGCCTTCGGATGCTGACTGAGCAAATCAATAAATCTATTTTGTAAGAAATACCGATTGCTCTTGGAAGATTCCTGGTCGATACCAAGGAACTCATCAAATTGGAAGACTTCAACTTTACTCCAATCA from Spirochaetia bacterium harbors:
- the xdhB gene encoding xanthine dehydrogenase FAD-binding subunit XdhB, producing MYDFNNLYEPKDIREALQMKMEYPNALILAGGSDILIKIRSGRLAGCDLINIYGLEELRGICMEDDGTILIRPLTSFSHVTAHPLIKQYIPTLGEAVDQIGGPQIRNIGTIGGNICNGVTSADSASTLKAFDAMLELSSINGVRILPYAEFSLGPGKVDLREGELLTGIRITKDSYENTYGQYLKYSMRKAMDIATLGCSVNVRLTKDKKAIDRLRIGFGVAAPTPIRATTAETAGNGHVLDSSLLDLVAGKACEDVNPRTSWRASKEFRMHLIKELAKRALKTSIEKAGGKIDG
- a CDS encoding (2Fe-2S)-binding protein, which produces MAKKLITCTINGEKVENYVDVRASLTDMLRNDYELTSVKKGCEVGECGACTVLINGEPFNSCIYLAIWADGKDILTLEGLTDKEGTISDIQQAFIDEGAVQCGFCTPGFIMSSLPIINSDREFTRDEIKKNISGNFCRCTGYQNIVNAIEKTAKARKANKTRQK
- a CDS encoding VOC family protein — translated: MRIMGLQHVGLPTSCYDKTIEFYEKLGFTSDYSTINGKSRVNFLSLGDLQLEIYEDDNPAMVTGALAHLSLDVDDIEEVCAFVKRKGCNILEPGIQFLPFFKNGVKFFMIQGPNKETLEFNQIL
- a CDS encoding 6-phosphogluconolactonase, yielding MRITICDDKQDLGIEAAKLGASKIKDAIELKGEAAIVLESGASQIATLDSLATYDDIDWSKVEVFQFDEFLGIDQESSKSNRYFLQNRFIDLLSQHPKAFHSLSSDSQGIPAMNRLLAERDFDVAFACIGENGHLGYNDPPANFITRDPYIEVNLEIRSRKQLAGEGWFEKFEDVPEHAVTLSIHKLLSSDSIIVSCPDQRKARGVATCLFGQINPLQPCTVLRRKKECSLFLDLPSSMLVFGDLRQRY
- the xdhA gene encoding xanthine dehydrogenase molybdenum-binding subunit XdhA, which produces MVIGKRLNRVDAREKVMGTAKYTGDFRPIRPLFAKVLHSTIANGKVLAIDTSEAEKVPGVVKILTCFEVPDRQFPTAGHPWSTQAKHQDIADRKLLNTRVRFYGDDIAAVIAETELAAKQAVAKLKVSYETYTPFFTCEDALKPEATPLHEDIRPTNLLVHSSYEIGDFNKAIQEKGLVKVEGDYETPMVKHCHIEPANSYAYMEKDKIVVVSSTQIPHIIRRVCSQALGVGMGQIRIIKPYIGGGFGDKQDALTEPLNAYLTTLVGGRCVKLAYTREETFVCTRVRHAMKFHITTYVRKDGTFVARDVVAFSGQGAYASHAHALVANAVNAFRMMYPYGAIRGEASTVYTNLPTAGAMRAYGIPQIAFALESHLEEVAKAIGMDSIALRRKNMMRLGYVDPPTTITCHSTGLDECIQKGMDYIHWNEKIKEYAHQTGNKRRGVGMAIFCYKTGVYPISLETSACRMILNQDGSIQLQMGATEIGQGADTVFTQMAAETTGLSIDKVHIISTQDTDITPYDTGAYASRQTYVSGMAVKKTAEKLKQQIVAYAGFMLNKDPGDLDIAENRIIHKTTKQDMGLSVGDVAMEACYSLDQSKHIAAEETHHCTDNTYSFGVCFTDVEVDIPLCQIKILDIINIHDSGTIINPQTAEGQVHGGMSMGMGYGLYEHMIYDPKTGRILNDNLLDYKLMTVMDTPDLHADFVEPKDPSGPYGNKALGEPPIIPEAPAIRNAVYNATGVAVNSIPLNPEKLFFAFRDAGLIK
- a CDS encoding YitT family protein, which translates into the protein MDLIQGLTMLVVSIPLFLIGIKIFGPLYGAKSFFGMLLLSLFVTLFGQLTDYRGFLDYSDKIDILLSAIFGGVLLGGGVGTVMKAGANTGGTDIVAQILCRYTGIPLGNALFLCDGLIVVAGGLAFGFERALFALCTLYISGQMVNYVVMNMGNRYAKTAYIVSPAYETIGKRIIAELHHGGTVIDGVGIFTGQNRKLLMAVVPNMEITHLTKIVHEEDAQAFMFVLETYQVLGFGFVPMQKVLEGNKSMDIAVAKKKKTSS